TTGACGTAGTCCTCGTTCTCGGGGTCGTACACCGGGCCGGGCCAGCCCACCACGGGGCGCTTGTTGGTGCCGTCGTAGACGGTGTTCGGGGTGATCGCCTGCCCGCTCTGGGTGTTGGAGGCGTTCTCCACGGCGGAGGTGAACACGAACGGCTTGAAGGTGGAGCCGACCTGGAAGTCGCGGCGGGTCGCGTTGTTGACGTACTGCTTGGTGTAGTCGATGCCGCCGTACATCGCGATGACCTTGCCGGTCTTCGGGTCGATGGAGACACCGCCGGCGCGTACGTAGTTGTCGACCTTGCGGTTCTTCTTGTCGAGTTTGTCCATCAGCTGGTCGTCGACGGCCTTGATGAAGGCGTCCTGCATCTTGGGCTGGATGGTGGTGGTGATGCGGTAGCCACCGCCGTTCTCCAGCGCCTCCTCGTCGATGATCTTGTGGTCGTAGAGGTACGACTTGATGGCCTCGACGAGGTAGCCGCGCTGGCCGGAGAAGGCGGTCGACGTGGTGGCCTGCTTCGGCATCGGGAACTTGGCGCCGGTCCGCTCGGACTGCTTGAGCCAGCCCTCCTTGACCATGCCGTCGAGGACGTAGTTCCAGCGGGCGACCGCGGCGGCCTTGTTCTCGGGGTGGGCGACGACGTCGTACATGCTCGGCGCGTTGACCAGGGCGGCGAGGTAGGCGCCCTGTTCGGCGGTGAGTTTGTCGGCGTCGACGCCGTAGTAGGCCTGGGCGGCGGCCTGGATGCCGTAGGCGTTGCGGCCGAAGAAGCTGGTGTTGAGGTAGCCCTCCAGGATCTCGTCCTTGGTGACCTCGCGGTCCAGCTTGATCGCGATGAAGAACTCCTTGGCCTTGCGGGTGACGGTCTGGTCCTGGGCCAGGTAGTAGTTCTTCACGTACTGCTGGGTGATGGTGGAGCCGGACTGCTTGCCCTTGCCGGTCGCGGTGTTCCAGCCGGCCCGGACCATGGCCTTGAGGTCGATGGCCGGCTCGGAGTAGAAGTCGCGGTCCTCGGCGGCCAGTACGGCGCGCTGGGCGGCCTTGGAGACCTTCGACAGCGGGACGTTCTCGCGGTTGACCTCGCCGTCGCGGGCGATCTGGGTGCCGTCCGCGTACAGGTAGACGTTGCTCTGCTTGGTCGCGAACGCGTTCGCCTTGGGGATGTGGACCATGTTGTAGCCCAGCACGAAGGCGCCGACGATCAGCATGATGCCGACCACGAAGGCGCCGAGCACCATGCGCCAGGTGGGGATCAGCCGCTTGAAGCCGGTGCGCTTGGGCCGTTTGGGCTTCTTGCCCTTGCCGCCGCCCGCGGGGGCCGGGGTGATGTCGGGCGCGGCGGCGGGCGCGGCGGCGGAGGCTGTCGCGGCAGCGGTCGTGGGGGTCGTCCCGGGGGCGGCCTTCTCGGCGGAGATGACGCCGAGTGCCTGTGTGGGCGTGTCGGCGGCGGGCCGGGTGGGCGCGGGGGCCGGCTTCCGGGCCGGTGTGATCCCCAGGGTGGTGGTGGGGGTGTCGTCGGCGGCGCCGGCGGCCGCGCCCGACGCCGCGCCGGGCGTACGGGGGGCGTGGGGGCCGGTGGCCTTGGTGACGGAGGCCGCGCTGGTGTTGCCCTCGCGGGGTCCGGCCGGGTCGCCGCCCTGCGCACCGGCGGCCCCGGTGATCCCGGCGGCCTTGGCGGCGCGGGCCGCGCGGGCCGCCCTCGCAGCCCTGGCGTCCGGCACCCCGGCCGGCTTGCCGTCGCGCCCGGCGTCACGGACTCCGGCGGAGTCACCGCCGCGCACGCCGCCGGTCCGACCGTCCTGAGTCTGGGCGGACTTGCGGTCGGCGGGCGCCGCCGACTCGGCCTGCGGGGCCCGGTCGGCCGTCGCACCGGACTTCCCACCGGGTGCCGAGCCGGGAGGAGTGGAGCCGGGCTCGGCGCCGGACCGCCCACCGGGCGTGCCGCCCGGCGCTGCCTCAGGTCGGCCGCCGCCGGATGCCGCTTGGTGCCGTCCGTCCGGCCGCGCGCCGGACGCGGGGCCGGGCTTTCCGCCGAATGCCGGGCCGGGCTTGCCGGGGGATGCCGAGTCGGGCCGCCCACCGGGACCGGCGTCGGGCCGCCCACCGCCACCGGAAGCCGTACCGGAACGCG
The DNA window shown above is from Streptomyces akebiae and carries:
- a CDS encoding transglycosylase domain-containing protein; amino-acid sequence: MSDEPQPKRNGPGWAPRDPEPRTPGTPPGPGANAARKTPTGNPGPASGKGAASDGQPNGRPPASGTHSGTHSGTASGDDGKPGEGTGGQSGPAPDRESGTGSGRQSGAGSGGRPGPASGARPDGRPGAASGDRSAAAPGARPGAPSDGNPAPAPGARSGTASGGGGRPDAGPGGRPDSASPGKPGPAFGGKPGPASGARPDGRHQAASGGGRPEAAPGGTPGGRSGAEPGSTPPGSAPGGKSGATADRAPQAESAAPADRKSAQTQDGRTGGVRGGDSAGVRDAGRDGKPAGVPDARAARAARAARAAKAAGITGAAGAQGGDPAGPREGNTSAASVTKATGPHAPRTPGAASGAAAGAADDTPTTTLGITPARKPAPAPTRPAADTPTQALGVISAEKAAPGTTPTTAAATASAAAPAAAPDITPAPAGGGKGKKPKRPKRTGFKRLIPTWRMVLGAFVVGIMLIVGAFVLGYNMVHIPKANAFATKQSNVYLYADGTQIARDGEVNRENVPLSKVSKAAQRAVLAAEDRDFYSEPAIDLKAMVRAGWNTATGKGKQSGSTITQQYVKNYYLAQDQTVTRKAKEFFIAIKLDREVTKDEILEGYLNTSFFGRNAYGIQAAAQAYYGVDADKLTAEQGAYLAALVNAPSMYDVVAHPENKAAAVARWNYVLDGMVKEGWLKQSERTGAKFPMPKQATTSTAFSGQRGYLVEAIKSYLYDHKIIDEEALENGGGYRITTTIQPKMQDAFIKAVDDQLMDKLDKKNRKVDNYVRAGGVSIDPKTGKVIAMYGGIDYTKQYVNNATRRDFQVGSTFKPFVFTSAVENASNTQSGQAITPNTVYDGTNKRPVVGWPGPVYDPENEDYVNYGNISVRQATQSSVNSVYAQMAVDVGPEKVEKTAIDLGLPKNTPDMNPYPSIALGTATASVLDMTEAYATLANHGKHGTYTMIEKISKDGEVVKLPTTESTQAVSRKAADTTTSILQSVVQSGTATAAQASGHPVAGKTGTAEEDKAAWFAGYTPDLATVVSVMGQDPKTGAHKPLYGAMGLPRINGGGAPTEIWAQFTKAALKGKKVKEFDLDLQVGADVVITPPSTPAEEPGATGDEETGGPTGDEETGGPTDDSTDNGTTAGGGTPTTDGGASATGGTATDGGATADGGATADGGAANGGATADGGATDGGATADGGATEGGGTSEGDTSVGPFG